A single genomic interval of Sinorhizobium meliloti harbors:
- a CDS encoding methyl-accepting chemotaxis protein has translation MRRRFANSIYGALGLSMLLFVAASALLVGSSFIALERVRGDLVAASFLGQERLAYQMIYAAGRLERSEVPGRDAAADELRDLMARNERLLAGLASGEERLGLTATSDAAALGQLEQARRHWLEQVKPALERAIADAPVSHATLDELDPKIRAFATQMDEVTDRVEQAGVARLQRSEMLQLGFSVLAVLMLLHVLRIARRLVRRTRGLAAVAEGVSVGDLDQKAAVEGNDELAVLGASFNAMTGRLAAMIDNERNNRERLEELLATISETAQHLSSSAAEILAGTTQQVEGMREQSSAVAQTVTSVDEVLQTSEQAAQRAQQVATSYENAVKISNDGRRALDDTVHVMNTVSARTEAIAGDILSLAENSLEIGEIVSVVAEIADQTNLLALNAAIEASRAGEHGRGFSVVASEIRTLADQSKSATARVRRILMEIQKSTNAAVIGAEEGTKSVSRALETVNEAGETIRQLEAIVADSARSVAQIAASAGQQRAGMKQIHEAMHYIEQASSQNLSAVRQAEQAAKDLNELGSRLKEMLTDHGD, from the coding sequence ATGCGTCGCCGGTTTGCGAATAGCATTTATGGCGCGTTGGGCTTATCCATGCTGCTTTTCGTGGCTGCGTCAGCCCTGCTCGTAGGATCCAGCTTCATTGCACTGGAGCGGGTGCGCGGCGATCTCGTCGCGGCCTCCTTCCTGGGCCAGGAGCGCCTTGCCTACCAGATGATCTATGCGGCTGGCCGGCTCGAGAGATCCGAAGTTCCCGGACGGGACGCTGCTGCCGACGAGCTGCGCGATCTAATGGCGCGGAATGAACGGCTGCTTGCCGGTCTTGCGAGCGGCGAGGAACGGCTTGGGCTGACGGCGACGAGCGATGCTGCCGCGCTTGGCCAGCTTGAACAGGCCCGCCGCCACTGGCTGGAGCAGGTCAAGCCCGCACTGGAAAGGGCGATTGCCGATGCGCCGGTCAGTCATGCCACACTCGATGAGCTCGATCCGAAGATAAGGGCCTTCGCCACGCAGATGGACGAAGTGACCGACCGGGTGGAGCAGGCCGGAGTCGCCCGGCTCCAGCGTTCGGAAATGCTTCAACTCGGCTTTTCCGTGCTTGCAGTCCTGATGCTCCTGCACGTGTTGCGGATCGCACGGCGCCTCGTCCGCCGCACGCGGGGCCTCGCCGCCGTGGCGGAAGGTGTCAGCGTCGGTGACTTGGACCAGAAGGCTGCAGTGGAGGGCAACGACGAGCTTGCCGTTCTCGGCGCCTCGTTCAATGCCATGACCGGGAGGCTTGCCGCGATGATCGATAACGAACGCAACAACAGAGAGAGGCTGGAGGAATTGCTCGCAACGATCTCGGAGACGGCGCAACATCTTTCCTCGTCAGCCGCAGAGATCCTCGCGGGAACCACGCAGCAGGTCGAAGGCATGCGCGAGCAGTCGTCGGCTGTCGCCCAGACGGTGACGAGCGTCGACGAGGTGCTGCAGACGTCGGAGCAGGCGGCGCAGCGGGCCCAACAGGTGGCGACCTCCTACGAAAATGCGGTCAAGATCAGCAATGACGGCCGCCGGGCGCTAGACGACACCGTGCACGTGATGAACACGGTCAGCGCACGCACGGAAGCAATCGCCGGCGACATTCTTTCGCTGGCGGAAAACAGCCTGGAAATCGGCGAGATCGTCTCGGTCGTCGCTGAAATCGCAGACCAGACCAATCTTTTGGCGCTCAACGCCGCCATCGAGGCTTCGCGCGCAGGCGAGCACGGGAGGGGCTTCAGTGTCGTCGCGAGCGAGATTAGGACGCTTGCCGATCAATCGAAATCCGCGACCGCAAGGGTCCGCCGGATCCTGATGGAGATCCAGAAGTCGACAAACGCAGCGGTCATCGGTGCCGAGGAGGGCACGAAGAGCGTCAGCCGCGCACTGGAGACGGTGAACGAAGCCGGCGAAACGATCCGACAGCTAGAAGCAATCGTTGCCGATTCTGCGCGCTCGGTCGCGCAGATTGCCGCCTCGGCGGGTCAACAGAGGGCCGGCATGAAGCAGATACACGAAGCGATGCACTACATCGAGCAGGCGAGCAGCCAGAACCTCTCTGCGGTTCGGCAAGCGGAGCAGGCAGCAAAGGACCTGAACGAGCTCGGCTCGAGGCTGAAGGAAATGCTTACGGACCATGGCGATTGA
- a CDS encoding chemotaxis protein CheW, giving the protein MTIPSHPTRPVDWTAIRRRMAAAIEQTEASLEASTKDAHGQGRETSSLLGADPFAGQGEAEKIGLVSFMLSQRQFALEVSYVCEIVSMIRLSPVPGMPLHVCGVYDLRGQLLPAFDLSALLDLAPRNGPANDWAIVCGQAQPEFLILSDAAPEILSLPLEDIRPAEPDPGDKAWHCATTEAGTFILDGRRLLEDRHLFLEDNQIMAGEAERKGTDASPVCE; this is encoded by the coding sequence ATGACAATACCTTCCCATCCCACACGCCCGGTCGACTGGACCGCTATCAGAAGACGCATGGCGGCAGCGATAGAACAAACGGAAGCGTCTCTCGAAGCATCAACAAAAGACGCGCATGGGCAGGGCAGGGAGACGTCATCACTTTTAGGCGCAGATCCGTTTGCCGGGCAAGGCGAAGCCGAAAAAATCGGCCTCGTGTCTTTCATGCTGTCACAACGCCAGTTCGCCCTGGAGGTCAGTTACGTTTGCGAAATCGTCTCGATGATACGCCTCAGCCCCGTGCCTGGAATGCCCCTGCACGTCTGCGGCGTCTATGACCTGCGCGGCCAATTGCTCCCCGCCTTCGACTTGAGCGCACTGCTCGACCTGGCGCCAAGAAACGGCCCTGCCAACGACTGGGCGATCGTCTGCGGACAAGCGCAGCCCGAATTCCTGATCCTGTCGGACGCCGCTCCTGAGATATTGTCGCTCCCCTTGGAAGACATCCGCCCGGCGGAGCCCGACCCTGGCGACAAAGCCTGGCATTGTGCGACGACCGAAGCGGGGACGTTCATCCTCGACGGACGGCGGCTGTTGGAGGATCGCCATCTCTTTCTCGAGGACAACCAGATCATGGCCGGTGAGGCAGAGAGGAAGGGCACGGATGCGTCGCCGGTTTGCGAATAG
- a CDS encoding protein-glutamate O-methyltransferase CheR, with the protein MTGHVSASNLAEEVACKVGLSFSASRKGAVASAISRIMDQHGLGDSQALLDRLGLDQDLADDAIAAITVGETHFFRDPEQFRLIRQAILPELRRRRPVGRPLRMWSLGCATGEEPYSLAILCEEEGALNDVRISAADVSRKALAAATTAEYGEWPLRNTDQDVRARYFTPSDGRYRLNEGLRRQVDFAYLNLGHDELPAPERGLADFDLILCRNLLVYVDASAVRRIARQLFACLAGGGWLLTAPTDPPLWKYAPFETSITPGGVVYRRTTVEVGSGKTATVPFAVLQRHAGKAPLRTPRVRSCVTGAPNTHGRNPAKSIAGQIHDHLDRGENREAAHLARQGVESYPLSAEIHFAEGLCHVANGENDAGAAAFRRVVYLDSTLAAAQFFLGVCLKDSDQQAALRALENALRSCLSRPPRERVALMPEATAGQLAKHARREIGQIQRLTRSKA; encoded by the coding sequence GTGACAGGGCACGTGTCTGCGTCGAATCTCGCTGAAGAGGTAGCCTGCAAGGTAGGCCTCAGCTTTTCAGCATCTCGAAAAGGTGCCGTTGCGTCGGCGATTAGCCGGATTATGGACCAGCATGGCCTGGGAGACAGCCAGGCACTGCTCGACCGCCTTGGGTTGGACCAGGATTTGGCCGACGATGCGATCGCAGCGATCACCGTCGGAGAAACGCATTTCTTCCGAGACCCGGAACAATTTCGACTGATCCGCCAGGCAATCCTTCCGGAGTTGCGCCGGCGGCGGCCCGTCGGCCGGCCCTTACGCATGTGGAGCCTCGGCTGCGCGACTGGAGAGGAGCCCTATTCGCTCGCCATTCTGTGCGAGGAAGAAGGCGCCCTGAACGATGTGCGAATAAGTGCAGCGGACGTCTCCAGGAAGGCACTCGCCGCGGCCACCACTGCCGAATATGGCGAATGGCCGTTGAGGAACACGGATCAGGACGTGAGGGCGCGGTATTTCACCCCTTCCGACGGGCGGTATCGACTGAACGAAGGATTGCGCCGGCAAGTCGATTTCGCTTACCTGAACCTCGGTCACGACGAGCTTCCGGCGCCCGAAAGGGGCCTCGCCGACTTCGATTTGATCCTTTGCCGCAATCTGCTCGTCTATGTCGACGCGAGCGCGGTGCGCCGGATCGCGCGCCAGCTCTTTGCCTGTCTTGCCGGTGGCGGCTGGCTGTTGACGGCGCCGACCGACCCGCCCTTGTGGAAGTACGCCCCGTTCGAAACGTCGATTACGCCGGGAGGCGTCGTCTATCGGCGCACGACGGTCGAAGTAGGAAGCGGCAAGACCGCGACGGTACCCTTCGCCGTCTTGCAGCGTCATGCTGGGAAAGCGCCCTTGCGCACGCCGAGGGTACGATCTTGCGTCACCGGCGCCCCCAACACGCACGGCCGCAATCCCGCCAAGTCGATTGCCGGGCAAATCCACGACCATCTCGACCGGGGTGAGAACCGCGAGGCTGCGCACCTCGCTCGGCAAGGTGTCGAGAGCTACCCGCTGTCGGCGGAAATACATTTCGCCGAGGGCCTCTGCCACGTGGCCAATGGAGAGAACGATGCCGGTGCAGCAGCCTTCAGACGCGTGGTCTACCTGGACAGCACGCTAGCGGCCGCGCAGTTCTTTCTCGGGGTGTGCCTGAAGGACAGCGACCAGCAAGCGGCCCTGCGCGCTCTTGAAAACGCGCTGCGCTCGTGCCTCTCGCGTCCACCGCGTGAGCGCGTCGCGCTGATGCCGGAGGCGACCGCCGGACAACTTGCGAAACACGCAAGGCGTGAAATCGGCCAAATCCAACGACTTACGCGGAGCAAAGCGTGA
- a CDS encoding response regulator transcription factor: MNPSRVALIADDDEFFRIALSFILKSKLRFREVVETGSLDGAIERLSEREDITLALFDLAMPGMQSAASLAAVRDIHPDLMVVVVSASSRRSDILAALTAGINGYVPKGLGASELAEAIGAILNGAVYVPPSMAGRAPPSEEAEGAAAQGNQDERGHRTIEFLTPRQREVLLLLVQGFSNKEIARKLKLGEGTVKIHMAALFRSLRVRNRQEAAAAGARLLPMTESRQ; the protein is encoded by the coding sequence ATGAATCCCTCACGCGTTGCACTTATTGCTGATGACGACGAATTCTTCCGTATTGCGCTTAGCTTCATTTTGAAGAGCAAGCTGCGTTTCAGAGAGGTTGTCGAAACAGGATCGCTCGATGGAGCCATTGAACGGCTGAGTGAACGCGAGGACATTACACTTGCATTGTTCGACCTCGCCATGCCGGGTATGCAGAGCGCTGCCAGCCTTGCGGCCGTGCGCGACATCCATCCCGATCTGATGGTCGTGGTCGTTTCGGCCTCCTCGCGACGGTCGGACATTTTGGCTGCGCTCACTGCCGGCATAAACGGCTATGTGCCAAAGGGCCTCGGCGCCAGTGAGCTTGCCGAGGCGATCGGCGCGATCCTGAACGGCGCAGTTTACGTGCCTCCTTCGATGGCAGGCCGAGCCCCCCCTTCCGAAGAAGCAGAGGGCGCGGCCGCCCAAGGAAACCAGGATGAGCGTGGTCATCGAACGATTGAATTCCTCACACCGAGGCAGCGGGAAGTCCTCCTGCTACTTGTCCAGGGATTTTCCAACAAAGAAATCGCCCGCAAGCTGAAGCTCGGTGAGGGCACAGTGAAGATCCACATGGCCGCCCTCTTCCGCAGCCTCCGCGTCAGAAACCGCCAAGAGGCCGCCGCCGCAGGGGCGCGCCTGCTGCCCATGACCGAGAGTCGACAATAG
- a CDS encoding type II and III secretion system protein family protein, which translates to MFRGIGRWSARGGIRAAATAAAIACGLWGPGLIGRAEAQEKFVSLSGSVQQVTLAPNDTLTIRTGKTFGDLVIGSAELIDVVPLSDRSLFIRGKNKGSTNISVYDDNNALLGVIDVRITSDFSEVAAAIRSAAPSARVRVFNSNNRIRLTGTVRDAVELQRVLEIAQSYSEEPVLNQLRVNDSQQVMLEVRVIEASRQTGKDLGIGWSGQGRNGIGKATASQGISVDDDGQLVRTLEDAAGAATGMQPFGQLIAKVLTIAGGRIDVVINALEQKGLVRRLAQPNLIAMSGETASFHAGGEVPIQKTVANGATVSTETDYRPFGVRLTFTPVVLDDGLISLKIEPEVSEIDTSINVNGNPGFISRAARTTVALRDGQSFAMAGLLQSVNAKDIQQLPGLGQIPVIGALFRSTSFLKRESDLVIIVTPHIVRPSTPGEDLYSPLEQTRSSNDWELFALGIMEVDKDMLRRLRTGEGVSGPYGHRLDLDVGGQIAVSKK; encoded by the coding sequence ATGTTTAGGGGAATAGGTAGGTGGTCGGCGCGAGGGGGAATCCGCGCGGCGGCTACGGCAGCAGCGATTGCCTGCGGTCTATGGGGCCCCGGATTGATAGGCCGTGCGGAAGCCCAGGAAAAATTCGTAAGCCTTTCTGGCTCCGTGCAGCAGGTGACGCTAGCGCCGAACGATACGCTGACGATCAGGACCGGTAAGACCTTCGGCGACCTGGTGATCGGCAGCGCCGAGTTGATCGACGTAGTACCCCTATCCGACAGGTCGCTCTTCATCCGCGGAAAGAACAAGGGATCCACCAATATTTCCGTGTATGACGACAACAACGCCCTGTTAGGCGTGATCGACGTCCGGATTACCAGCGATTTCAGCGAAGTGGCGGCGGCGATCCGTTCCGCCGCACCCTCGGCGCGGGTACGGGTGTTCAATTCCAACAACCGAATTCGACTGACGGGCACAGTGCGGGATGCCGTCGAGCTGCAGCGGGTGCTTGAGATCGCCCAGTCCTATTCCGAGGAGCCGGTCCTGAACCAGCTGCGCGTCAACGACTCCCAGCAGGTGATGTTGGAAGTGCGCGTGATCGAGGCCTCGCGCCAGACCGGCAAGGACCTTGGGATCGGCTGGTCCGGCCAGGGGAGGAATGGCATCGGAAAGGCAACGGCGAGCCAAGGTATTTCGGTCGATGACGACGGTCAGCTTGTGCGTACTCTGGAAGACGCAGCGGGCGCCGCCACGGGCATGCAACCCTTCGGCCAGTTGATCGCTAAAGTGCTAACGATTGCCGGTGGGAGGATTGACGTCGTTATCAACGCCTTGGAGCAAAAGGGCCTCGTGCGCCGGTTGGCACAGCCGAATCTGATCGCCATGAGCGGCGAAACCGCGAGCTTTCACGCCGGGGGCGAGGTGCCGATCCAGAAAACGGTCGCCAATGGTGCGACGGTTTCGACGGAAACAGACTATCGCCCCTTCGGCGTGCGACTCACCTTCACGCCCGTGGTGCTCGACGACGGGCTCATCAGCCTCAAGATCGAACCTGAAGTCTCCGAGATCGACACGTCGATCAACGTCAACGGCAATCCAGGCTTCATCTCGCGCGCCGCGAGAACCACGGTGGCGCTGCGTGACGGGCAAAGCTTCGCCATGGCCGGCCTACTGCAATCGGTCAATGCCAAGGACATTCAGCAGTTGCCCGGACTTGGGCAAATTCCAGTGATTGGCGCGCTGTTCCGCTCGACAAGCTTCCTGAAGCGGGAATCCGATCTTGTCATCATCGTCACCCCGCATATCGTGCGGCCGTCGACGCCCGGCGAGGATCTCTACAGCCCACTTGAACAAACGCGCTCCTCTAACGACTGGGAGCTCTTCGCCCTCGGCATCATGGAGGTGGACAAGGATATGCTTAGGCGCTTGCGCACTGGTGAAGGAGTGAGCGGCCCCTACGGCCACCGCCTCGATCTCGATGTGGGAGGCCAAATTGCCGTTTCCAAAAAGTAG
- a CDS encoding pilus assembly protein, with translation MWEAKLPFPKSSRAFLLLAAAGLLTGCADYLNHRDSITFGLGNAVEANKGIHIQDPFPRAAFNTRIPSDGKVINRVMRTYQGPEQASAPPPSAVILPMATPPSGANGASDNGAGGPQ, from the coding sequence ATGTGGGAGGCCAAATTGCCGTTTCCAAAAAGTAGTCGCGCTTTTCTGTTGCTGGCCGCCGCCGGCCTGCTCACCGGCTGCGCCGACTACCTGAACCATCGCGACTCGATTACCTTCGGACTCGGCAATGCGGTCGAGGCCAACAAAGGCATCCACATTCAGGACCCGTTCCCGCGGGCAGCCTTCAACACCCGCATCCCTAGCGACGGTAAGGTGATCAACCGCGTCATGCGCACCTACCAGGGTCCGGAGCAGGCGAGCGCTCCGCCGCCGTCGGCGGTGATCTTACCGATGGCGACGCCTCCTAGTGGAGCGAACGGCGCATCCGACAACGGCGCGGGGGGACCACAGTGA
- a CDS encoding L,D-transpeptidase, which produces MIKVHRRTVGRVLGAAAIIGLGFATLADAASERVPRDLGPRTGVVVAVAHGYPPGTIVIFSDKRTLDLVLGGDRARRYQIGVGRNGFRWSGVVKVGRKAEWPDWRPPAEMKARSPELPEIVPAGPFNPMGARGIYLYRGNTDTLYRIHGTNDRSTVGEFASSGCFRMSNADVIDLYDRVRIGTMVVVQ; this is translated from the coding sequence ATGATCAAAGTCCACAGACGGACCGTCGGTCGGGTTTTGGGGGCTGCTGCAATTATCGGCCTCGGGTTCGCGACCTTGGCCGACGCGGCGAGCGAACGCGTTCCGCGCGACCTTGGACCGCGCACGGGCGTAGTCGTGGCGGTGGCGCACGGATATCCGCCCGGAACCATCGTCATCTTCAGCGACAAGCGGACGCTCGACCTTGTCCTCGGCGGCGACCGTGCGAGGCGCTACCAGATTGGCGTCGGCCGGAACGGCTTTCGCTGGAGTGGCGTCGTCAAGGTTGGCCGCAAAGCGGAGTGGCCCGATTGGCGGCCGCCCGCCGAAATGAAGGCGCGATCGCCGGAGCTTCCCGAGATCGTGCCGGCCGGCCCCTTCAATCCAATGGGAGCGCGCGGAATCTATCTATACCGGGGGAACACTGACACCCTTTACCGTATCCATGGAACGAATGACCGATCAACGGTTGGCGAATTCGCCTCCTCCGGCTGTTTCCGAATGAGCAATGCCGATGTGATCGATCTTTATGACCGGGTGAGGATTGGGACCATGGTCGTGGTGCAGTAG
- a CDS encoding tetratricopeptide repeat protein, giving the protein MVAHQIRSQLDRLSRLLVVAFILSGCQSAAFDDVAAFGDSAKTLQDDSAVVFYKDDELITKGKLQFQEKNYGKSYAIYKRAVAVLPQDPAAWLGFAASADMIGRFDTSDRAYQQLAKMIGNNAVYYNNIGYSHLLRGDLPTARRFFLKAYELDPTNETTARNLELMKNSVKVVQR; this is encoded by the coding sequence ATGGTCGCACATCAAATTCGCTCGCAACTGGATCGCCTTTCACGGTTGCTGGTAGTCGCATTTATCCTGTCTGGTTGCCAATCCGCCGCTTTCGACGACGTCGCCGCGTTTGGCGACAGCGCCAAGACCCTGCAGGACGACTCGGCGGTTGTCTTCTACAAGGATGATGAATTGATCACGAAGGGAAAACTGCAGTTCCAGGAAAAGAACTACGGGAAATCCTACGCCATCTACAAACGCGCGGTCGCCGTGTTGCCGCAGGACCCCGCCGCCTGGCTCGGCTTCGCCGCTTCAGCTGACATGATCGGCCGATTCGACACGTCGGACAGAGCCTATCAGCAGCTCGCGAAGATGATCGGCAACAACGCAGTATACTATAACAATATCGGCTATTCCCATCTCTTGCGTGGCGACTTGCCGACTGCCCGCCGCTTCTTCTTGAAGGCATATGAACTCGATCCCACCAACGAGACGACGGCAAGAAACCTGGAACTGATGAAGAACAGCGTCAAAGTCGTGCAACGCTGA
- a CDS encoding M10 family metallopeptidase C-terminal domain-containing protein, translating into MPATTTYATTGNTYINGLLGDWKWAIKDFTFSFPTSASFYGSGYGNGEPLKGFAVLNAAQQAATRAALDQFSSVANVTFTEVTESTTKHADLRLASSDAPSTAWAYFPSTAAEGGDAWFNKSSGHYSRPVKGNYAYVAFLHETGHALGLEHAHEGNVMPVNRDSMEYTVMSYRSYVGASTTTGYTNETWGYAQSLMMYDIAALQHMYGADFTTESGNTTYRWSPTSGEMFINGVGEGAPGGNKILLTVWDGGGTDTYDFSNYTTALKVDLRPGEWTTTSAAQLAKLHYNGSKVAIGNIANALQFQGDARSLIENAKGGTGSDTITGNAAANALWGNGGNDRLIGGDGNDNLFGGAGADRLDGGNGTDLANYSNATAGIVADLSSPGSNTGEAAGDTYVSIERLYGSAFNDSLRGDNGANLLNGLAGNDVLNGRDGNDTLIGGNGADRLIGGGGADTFVFQTTAQSAPAARDVIDDFASGIDRMDLRSIDANSNAVGDQAFLFIGSSAFHGKAGELNFRSGIVSGDVNGDGLADLHIKVMNLSALSGSDFLL; encoded by the coding sequence ATGCCTGCAACCACGACTTATGCAACGACTGGTAACACCTATATCAACGGTCTCCTCGGCGACTGGAAATGGGCGATCAAGGACTTCACGTTCAGTTTCCCGACCAGCGCTTCATTTTACGGTTCCGGTTACGGCAATGGCGAGCCGCTGAAGGGCTTTGCGGTCTTGAACGCCGCACAGCAGGCCGCCACGCGCGCAGCCCTCGATCAGTTTTCCTCCGTCGCCAACGTGACATTCACCGAGGTTACGGAGAGTACGACCAAGCATGCCGATCTCCGCCTCGCCTCGTCCGACGCTCCGAGCACCGCCTGGGCCTATTTCCCCTCGACCGCGGCAGAAGGCGGAGACGCGTGGTTCAACAAATCATCCGGCCACTACAGTCGCCCGGTCAAGGGAAACTACGCATACGTAGCATTCCTTCACGAGACCGGCCACGCGCTTGGGCTGGAACATGCCCATGAGGGCAACGTCATGCCCGTGAACCGCGACTCGATGGAATACACGGTCATGAGTTACCGTTCCTATGTCGGTGCCTCGACCACGACCGGTTACACCAACGAGACCTGGGGATACGCGCAATCGCTGATGATGTACGATATCGCCGCGTTGCAGCATATGTACGGCGCGGATTTCACCACCGAAAGCGGAAACACGACCTATCGCTGGAGCCCGACGTCGGGCGAGATGTTCATCAATGGTGTCGGTGAGGGTGCCCCTGGCGGCAACAAGATCCTGCTTACCGTATGGGACGGCGGCGGAACGGACACCTACGATTTCTCCAATTACACGACTGCACTGAAGGTCGATCTGCGCCCGGGCGAATGGACGACCACCTCGGCCGCGCAATTGGCGAAGCTGCACTATAACGGTTCAAAGGTGGCGATCGGCAATATTGCCAACGCTCTACAGTTTCAGGGCGACGCTCGCTCCCTCATCGAGAACGCGAAGGGTGGCACAGGCAGCGACACGATCACCGGCAATGCCGCTGCAAATGCTCTTTGGGGTAACGGCGGCAACGACAGGCTGATCGGCGGCGATGGCAACGACAATCTTTTCGGCGGTGCGGGCGCCGACCGGCTCGACGGCGGCAATGGCACCGATCTGGCGAATTACTCGAATGCCACAGCCGGCATCGTCGCAGATCTTTCCTCGCCCGGTTCCAACACGGGGGAAGCGGCGGGCGATACATATGTATCGATCGAGCGGCTCTACGGTTCAGCCTTCAACGACTCCTTGCGCGGAGACAATGGCGCAAACCTCCTGAACGGCCTTGCAGGTAACGACGTGCTGAATGGTCGTGACGGCAACGACACCCTGATCGGCGGTAACGGGGCCGATCGGTTGATTGGCGGCGGCGGTGCGGACACCTTCGTCTTTCAGACGACCGCACAATCGGCGCCGGCTGCCAGGGACGTGATCGATGACTTCGCGTCCGGCATTGATCGGATGGATTTGCGTTCAATCGACGCGAACAGCAATGCGGTCGGAGACCAGGCATTTCTATTTATCGGCAGCAGTGCTTTCCACGGCAAAGCAGGTGAACTTAACTTCAGGAGCGGGATAGTCTCGGGTGACGTCAATGGCGACGGCCTTGCAGATCTCCATATCAAGGTGATGAATCTTTCGGCTCTTTCCGGAAGCGATTTCCTGCTGTGA
- the repA gene encoding plasmid partitioning protein RepA, which produces MTRHLSSLAFMENFSSKLEMALNNLSMAQFPPDARRTMRKFTSTEVAALLGVTEAYIRQVAAKEQGPEPEIANGRRFYTLDQVLELRLALSQNGRKKWMNPRRTGDEQCQIVAVTNFKGGSSKTSTTIHLGHYLALRGYRVLAVDLDPQASLTALHGSLPEFDYRAGDTLFSAIRFDDPVPTKSIIHKTHIVGFDVICAGLELTEFETAVALEMRRSAGTGFLLRVSQALEQVAEDYDFILMDSAPSLNFLTLSSLTAATGVIIPVPAHMLDVDSTAKFLELAGSYMQILNEVGTAAQWDFAKFLITKFEPNDHPQANMSALMRQVFGEDLLLNSVIKSTAVADALTWKQSLYEVQRSRFSAPKTYDRAIESINAANAELEGLFWKAWGRE; this is translated from the coding sequence ATGACGCGACACCTAAGCAGCCTCGCTTTCATGGAAAACTTTTCCAGCAAGCTCGAAATGGCGCTGAACAACTTGAGCATGGCGCAATTTCCCCCGGATGCGCGCCGCACGATGCGCAAGTTCACCTCCACCGAAGTTGCCGCCCTGCTGGGCGTAACGGAGGCCTATATCCGCCAGGTTGCGGCCAAGGAACAGGGCCCCGAACCCGAAATCGCCAACGGACGGCGTTTCTACACGCTCGATCAGGTTCTTGAATTGCGCTTGGCTCTTTCGCAAAACGGCCGGAAGAAGTGGATGAATCCCCGCCGGACAGGCGACGAGCAATGCCAGATCGTTGCCGTCACCAACTTCAAAGGCGGCTCCAGCAAGACCTCCACGACAATCCATCTCGGCCACTATCTGGCGCTCAGGGGTTATCGCGTGCTGGCCGTGGATCTCGACCCGCAGGCATCGCTCACCGCCCTTCATGGCAGCCTGCCGGAATTCGACTACCGTGCGGGCGACACACTTTTCTCAGCCATTCGTTTCGACGATCCCGTCCCGACGAAGTCCATCATCCATAAGACCCACATCGTCGGTTTCGACGTCATCTGCGCCGGCCTCGAACTGACCGAGTTCGAGACGGCCGTCGCGCTCGAGATGCGGCGATCCGCAGGAACGGGCTTCCTGCTTCGCGTTTCCCAAGCGCTTGAGCAGGTCGCCGAGGATTACGACTTCATCCTCATGGACTCGGCTCCGTCGCTGAACTTCCTGACGCTTTCGTCACTGACGGCTGCCACCGGCGTCATCATCCCGGTTCCTGCGCATATGCTGGATGTGGACTCCACGGCGAAGTTTCTGGAGCTTGCCGGGTCCTACATGCAGATCCTGAATGAGGTGGGCACGGCGGCTCAATGGGATTTCGCCAAGTTCCTGATCACCAAATTCGAGCCGAACGATCATCCTCAAGCCAACATGTCCGCGCTGATGAGACAGGTGTTCGGCGAGGATCTGCTCCTCAACTCGGTCATCAAGTCGACGGCCGTGGCCGATGCACTGACTTGGAAGCAGAGCCTGTACGAGGTTCAGAGGTCCCGCTTCTCGGCTCCGAAAACCTACGACCGCGCCATCGAGTCGATCAACGCGGCCAATGCTGAACTCGAAGGCCTGTTCTGGAAGGCATGGGGGAGAGAATGA